The Aminivibrio pyruvatiphilus sequence AAGGCGCCGCTGATCCTGGAGGCCACTCCGGCGAGGCTGAAGTTGTAGCCCATGATGGGGATGCCTGCCCTGCCGATGTTCCGGATGAGCCCCTTGAGCCCCTCCATCTGCTCGGCCTTTTTCGGCCCGTCGAGGAGGACGTCGTACCAGAAGCCGGGGTCGAAGTTTTCTATGGCCTCGAGGACCAGTCCCTCGTCCTCGATGGACTTCCGGATGTCCCGAAGCTCCTCGTAGCTCCACACGTCCCTGTTCCGGGTCACCCCCCAGCCGTCGGCGTCGCCCACGGGCTGGTTGTTTCCCGTCACGGGATCCTTTTCGCGGTGGAAATAGTCCACCAGGTGGATCACCAGGTGAGTGCATCCGAGCTGCCTGGCGTACAGGAAGTTTTCCCTGGTGAGATGATGCCTGTAGAACACCATTGCCAGTTTCATAGGTCCGGTCTCCTTGTCTCCATGTCAGATGAGATCAATCATACCAGATTACCCGTACAGGATTGCCGCCTCTTAACGCCGTCACGCTTCTTCGGCAACCGTTATGGTGGTACCGGCTGCCGCGGATTCCTGGGAGGCTCCGTTTTTCATCACGTAGGCGGGGAATTTTTCCCGGAGGTGTTCCGACTCGCCCAGGATCTTGTTCAGGTGCCTGGAGAGCCAGCGGAGGGCGTCGTCGCTGTCCCGGCGCCTGCACGCCGAGAGGATGGCCCTGTGTTCGGCGAGCACGTTGCCGAAATCAAGGTAGTTCTGGAGGCTGAGATAGCGCAGGCGCTTGTACTGGGCACTGAAATGATCGATGAAGCTCCAGGCCCGGGCCTTGCCGCAGGCGAGGAACAGCTCCCTGTGGAAGGCGTCGTCGGAATCCACAAAGCCGTCCACGTCCCGCTCGGCGATGGTCTGCTCCTGGGCGTCGAGGAGATCGTCCATGGCGGAGAGTATTTTTTCGTCGGGGGGAGAGGCGATGAAAAGGGAAAGAACGGTGCTTTCGACGCAGAACCGGGTGAACCTCACTTCCTCGATCTGCTCCATGTCCATGAGGGAAACATAGGTGCCCCTCTGGGGGCGTATTTCCAGGAGCCCTTCCCCCTGCAGCTTGATGAAGGCTTCCCGGACGGGGGTTTTGCTGATGTTCATCCTGCCGGCGATGTCCTTCTCGCTGAGCCGCCTCCCTGGAAGGAGGCGCCAGTTCAGAATGTCCCTCCGCAGGGTCAGGTACACCTGCCGGGTGACTCCGTCCTTGAGCTCGCTCATATCGAAATAGGAGAGCATTGGCAACGTCCCTTTCTCGGAGGGTTTCAGCCGGAAAATGCGCGCAATTGACGCTTGCGCGAAGAGGTGACTGATATGTTAGTATCTTAGAAGTATCCCGTTCATTTGTCAAGATATGTCCGCCACTGCGGGATCTGTGGCGGAAACAGGGGGAATTTGCTATGATCTGCCCTGTTGTGCAGACAGAATCGAGAGCGGGGAGAAATAAGTGAAGAGAAGAATTGTCCTGTGGGTGTTTCTGGTCTGCCTCCTCCTCGGGCCAGCCGATGCCGATGCCGGGGCCCGGCCGCTCATTGAGAGAGGGAAAGGCCGGACGGTGGCCATCACCTTCGACGACGGGCCCCGGCCGGGATACGTGGAACCCCTTCTGGACATATTGAGGGAAAAGGGCGTGAGGGCCACCTTCTTTGTTGTGGGGCGCTACGCGGTCCTGTACCCCGAGCTTGTCCGGGCCATGGCGGACGGCGGGCACGTGGTGGCCAACCACACCTACTACCACAACAATCTCACAGCCCTGCCCCGGGAGAACGTCTACCGGGAATGGCGGCTCTGCAGCGAGGCAATCGAATCCATACTCGGGCAAAAGCCCCGGTTCGCCAGGCCTCCCGGAGGGCGGTTCAACTCCTTCGTGGTGGATCAGGCCGCCGGAGAGGGGTTGCGTATCGTCCTGTGGACCAACAATCCCGGGGACTATTCGGACAGCCTCACCGCCCCCGAGCTTACCCGGAAGGTGCTGGCGAAAGCCGCACCGGGTGACATCCTGCTGCTTCACGTGGGCGTGCGTCCCACCATCGAGGCTCTTCCCGGAATCATCGACGGCTACAGGAAAAAGGGCTTTTCCTTCGTCACCGTGGAGGACATCGCCCGGTAGGGGGCCCTACTTTTTCTCCTTGAGCGCCTCCTCCAAAGCTATCAGGGCTTCTTCCCGGGAAGCTCCCCCGCTCTTTCCGGGCTCTTTTTCCACCGGCTGCGGCGGGATAAGTTCCTGGAAAGGAGAGCCGTCCCTGGGAAGCTGAGGGAGCTTCAGTTCCCTTGCAGCCTCGGCAAGCTTTTCCGGGGCCGCGAAGAGGGATCCTCCATTCCAGCCGCCCCAGATCCAGTTCTCCGGGGTTCCTGCCAGGCGCTCGGCGCCTTCGTACCATCCCCGTTCAAGCAGCTCTTCCGGTGCCGCTACCGGCGATTCGGCCACGGCGAGTTCCCCAGCCCGGACGTATCCGTCGTCTCCCCAGTGGTATTTTCTTGAGATGAACACGAAAGGGAAGTCCTTGTATTTTAGTTGGGAAAATACGTCAGGCACGGAGAATC is a genomic window containing:
- a CDS encoding GntR family transcriptional regulator — its product is MSELKDGVTRQVYLTLRRDILNWRLLPGRRLSEKDIAGRMNISKTPVREAFIKLQGEGLLEIRPQRGTYVSLMDMEQIEEVRFTRFCVESTVLSLFIASPPDEKILSAMDDLLDAQEQTIAERDVDGFVDSDDAFHRELFLACGKARAWSFIDHFSAQYKRLRYLSLQNYLDFGNVLAEHRAILSACRRRDSDDALRWLSRHLNKILGESEHLREKFPAYVMKNGASQESAAAGTTITVAEEA
- a CDS encoding polysaccharide deacetylase family protein; this encodes MKRRIVLWVFLVCLLLGPADADAGARPLIERGKGRTVAITFDDGPRPGYVEPLLDILREKGVRATFFVVGRYAVLYPELVRAMADGGHVVANHTYYHNNLTALPRENVYREWRLCSEAIESILGQKPRFARPPGGRFNSFVVDQAAGEGLRIVLWTNNPGDYSDSLTAPELTRKVLAKAAPGDILLLHVGVRPTIEALPGIIDGYRKKGFSFVTVEDIAR